CTTTGTTGGATGGTAGGAATCGGGCGACGGTCCCAGCAAGTTCTCGATCCGCCCGAAACGCTTCAGGATCTGATTCGTGTCATAGATCCAGTGTGCACCGAGGGCCAGTGCGTCCCCCGCAAAAGACGCCAAAACAGCCGCCTTGGATCGCTCTTTCATATGAATTTCCCCTTTGCCGGATGGCTGCCAATCATTCCATCCCAAACGTCGATCCACCTGCAATACATGAATACGTCCTTGCCGTCGGGCATTCCCCATTACTGAGGGGCATCCGGCACCCGCTGAGCGCCCTCGCCCACTCGAGGGGATCTCATCCCGGCCGGTCGCAGTTCGGCCGATACGGGCATCAACCCATGCCCATCCGGAAATGATTTACCGATACAACCTCGTTTCCAGACCGGAAATATGGTCGGATCCCTTTGATCCCGCCCGAACATCTTCTTACGGACCAAACATTCACCCCTGGTTATTCGCCATTTCTTGACGGACGTTACTCCGGCAGCATCCTGCGCCCCTCTGCGACCCCTGTTCAACCCAGCCACCCAAATACGCTTTTCCGTTAAAATAGTATGAATTCTCAAGAGGAAAGGCAAACATTCTCTCACATTCCGCTTGACTGAAGATCAACTTTGCTATAGTTTGGCCTTTATGCCGATTTGGCTCTGCGCCTGGAAGCATGCAGCGTTGGAGAGCCGTAAGGCCTATTCGCAACATGGATGGCCGTTTTTTTCACAAGAGTCCGGTGTACCTGAACGGATCTGCAGTAGAGGTTTGGGTTTAAGCTTTTGGACCAAAAACATTTTTCAGGAGGTAGTGGTGATGCGTAGATCTTTTTTCATGGCGTTTCTTTTGATTGCGGTAGGGGCTTTCTTTGTTGGGTGTGCGACAGCGCCCCAACCCCTGGCGCCTTTCCAGGCGTATGACCTGAACCCAAAAGTCAAATCGGGGGATTACACCCAAAGCGTTGACAATTTCGTCGTGGTCTTTGATGGCTCCACCTCCATGTCAGACAAGTGCCAGGGGCACAAGAAGCTGGATCTCGCGCGCGAAGTAGTGAACCGCATGAACCAGACGATCCCCGCCATCAAGCTCAACGGAGCGTTGCGCACCTTCGGGCAGGGCTCCTGCATCCCCGGGGACCCGACCTCCGTCATCTATGGACCGGCCCCTTACGTGAGCGCCGACATGGCCAAGGCGATCGCCAAGATCACCTGCACCGGCGGCAACACCCCCCTCGGAGAAGCGATGGAAGCCTCCGCTGCTGAGTTGAAGGCCATGCAGGGCCCAACCGCCATGATCATCTTCAGCGACGGCGAAGCCACTGACAAGGCCGTTCCTGCGGCCGAAGCCCTCAAGAAGGAATTCCCCGGGCTCTGCATCTACACGGTTCAGATCGGCGACAGCAAAACCGGGAAGGCCGTCCTCGATGAAGTCGCCAAGGCCGGGAATTGCGGATTTGCGACCAACGCCAAGGACATCATGGGCGGCGCCGAGATGGCCGCTTTCGTCGAAAAGGTCTTCCTGACCAAGGGTGAAAAACCGAAGGCCGTTGGAAGACTTGACAGCGACGGCGACGGCGTGCCCGACGATATCGATCAGTGCCCCGGCACCCCCAAGGGAGCCAAGGTGGATGAGAGAGGCTGCTGGGTCATTCCGAACGTCCTCTTCGACTTCGACAAAGACACCGTCAAGCCCCAGTACCAGGGTGTCCTCGACGACGTTGTACGCGTCCTCAAACTCAATCCCAACGTCATGATTCAGTTGGATGGACATACGGACAGCATCGGCACCGAACAGTACAACATGGGCCTCTCCCAGAGGCGGTCCAACTCCGTCAAGAAATACCTCGAGAAGGCCGGCATCGTTTCGGGTCGTCTGACCACCAAGGCCTACGGTGAGTCCAAGCCGATCGCCCCGAACAAGATCGACGGCAAGGATAATCCGGCTGGCAGGGCAAAGAATCGGCGCGTCGAGTTGTCGCCTGTCTTCTAGATCGTCCTCAGCTTAAACTAAACCTGAACCAGCAAAGATCCGAACGGCGACCCCTTCAAGGAAGGGGTTTCCGTTCGGATCGGCTGGTTGTCTCATTCTGATCTCCCTGTCACTGAAACCGGCCTGTTTCAACACCGGTATCCCGGCTGCATTTCCCCGTTTCATAACCGTGTCCATCCGGAAACCAGGATTTTTCTTTACATCCTTCGGGTGCTCAGTCCCACCGCATCGCGGCGGGTCCCGGTTTGGCCAAGATCAAGGAAATCCAACGCTTGTGTGGAGGCGACCTTCAGGTCGCCTCCGCACAAGCAAACGTGCAGATCGACGCCGAGATTGGCAAAAAAGGCCCTTTCCGGATGGAAACCAACTCCGGCCGATCGACCCGGCCCCGGAGCGGCTGCAGGGTAAAAGAAGAACCCGGCAGTCTGCCGCTTTTTCAACCTGCCTCAAGCCTGAGCCATTCAGGCTGGAAAGGAGTTGTCCATGCAGGATTCTCTTCAAGTTGTTATGCATTATCTAACCACATACGGCATCAATGTAATCGGCGCCATTATCATTCTGATCCTCGGTAAGATCGGTGCCGGAATCGCCCGAAGGATCGTCACCAGAGTCCTTCGCAAGTCCAATACCGATGCCTCGGTGATCTCGTTTGTCGCCGGTCTGGCGTATACGTTGGTCCTCGTTTTTGCCGTATTGGCCGCCCTCGCCAAATTCGGCGTGCAGACCACCTCATTCATCGCCGTCCTGGGCGCCGCCGGTCTGGCCGTCGGCCTGGCGCTGCAGGGCTCCCTTGCCAACTTTGCGGCCGGTTTTCTTTTGCTGGTCCTGCGTCCATTCAAGACCGACGACTACATCGATGCCGCCGGGGTAAGCGGCAGTGTAAAGGAGATCCATCTCTTCACCACCACGCTGGTGACACCCGACAACATCAAAATCATCGTCCCCAACAGCAAGATCTTCGCCGATACCATCAAAAACTTTTCGGCATACGATATACGCCGCCTTGATATGGTCTTTGGCATCGGTTATGGATCCTCCATTGAAAAGGCCATCGAGGTGCTCCAAGACCTCCTCAAGAAGGATCCCCGAATCCTGGCGGAGCCCGAGCTGCAAATCGTAGTCGCGGAACTGGCCGATTCCAGCGTGAACCTCTTTGTACGTCCATGGGTCAAAAAGACCGACTATTGGGATGTGAAATTCGATTTCACCCATGCCGTCAAGAAGGCATTCGATCAAAACGACATCGAAATTCCCTTTCCTCAGCGCACCATCCACATGGTCAACCCATAGGCCGGCATCGTTCCAGGGTGCTATAATCAAAGAGCCGCGCGGTTCAAAAACCGCGCGGCTCTTCTCTGCGAGTCGAAAGCCCCGATTATTGCGGAACAGGGGCTGCCGGACTATGTTTCCGGACGGGGGATCACTGATCAGTACATGTCATCATCCGGGGGCATGGGCGGGGCCGCCGACTTTTTCTTGGCCGGTTTTTCAGCAACCATGGCCTCCGTGGTCATGAGCAATCCTGCCACTGAAGCAGCATTCTGCAGTGCAAAACGAGTCACTTTGGTGGGATCGATGACACCAGCCTCAATCAGATCCTCGTAAACGCCCGTATCGGCATTGAACCCATAGGCGCCGCTTCCTTCGAGCACCTTCTGAATCACGACCGATCCCTCGAAGCCCGCGTTGTTTGCGATCTGCCGCACCGGCTCTTCGAGCGCACGCTTGACAAGATCCAAGCCCAGCTCTTCATCGCCTTCAAAATGCGCATCTCCCAGCGATTTGATCACCCGAGCAAAGGCCACGCCGCCCCCGGGAACAATGCCTTCTTCGACCGCCGCGCGGGTGGCGTTCAAGGCGTCTTCGACACGATCCTTGCGCTCTTTCATCTCAGTCTCGGTCGCAGCCCCCACACTGATGACCGCCACGCCGCCGATCAGCTTGGCAAGGCGCTCCTGAAGCTTTTCCCGGTCATAATCGCTTGTGGTCTCCTCGATCTGAGCCCGAATCTGCTTGACCCGGCCATCCAGCGCCTCACGGCTCCCGCCGCCGTCAACGATGGTGGTATTGTCTTTGTTCACCGAGATCCGCTTGGCCGTGCCCAGATCCTGGACCGTGATGTTCTCGAGTTTGATCCCGAGGTCCTCGCTGATGACCTGACCACCGGTCAGAATCGCGATATCCTGCAGCATGGCTTTGCGCCGGTCGCCGAAGCCGGGGGCCTTTACGGCTGCGCACTGCAGCGTTCCGCGCAGCTTGTTGACCACCAGAGTCGCAAGGGCCTCACCCTCCACATCCTCCGCGAGGATCAAGAGGGGTTTGTTCATCCGGGCGATCTGCTCCAGAATCGGAACCAGATCCTTCATGCTGCTGATCTTTTTCTCGCTGAGCAGGATGAAGGGCTCCTCGAGATGGACCTCCATCTTCTCAGGGTCAGTCACAAAATAGGGGCTGACATATCCACGGTCGAACTGCATCCCCTCGACGATCTCCAGGGTGGTCTCCATGCTTTTGGCCTCTTCGACCGTAATCACCCCTTCTTTACCGACCTTCTCCATGGCCTCGGAAATGATGTTTCCGATGGTCTTGTCATTATTGGCGGAGATCGTTCCGACCTGCGCGATTTCCCTTTTCTCTTTAGTGGGTTTGGAGATCTTTTTCAACTCCGCCACCACCAGCTCCACAGCCTTGTCGATCCCGCGCTTGACCGCCATAGGGTTGGCGCCTGCCGCCACCAGTTTGGACCCTTCACGAAAAACCGCCTGGGCGAGGATCGTGGCCGTGGTCGTTCCGTCCCCGGCAACGTCCGAGGTCTTCGAAGCGACCTCCCTGACCATCTGAGCGCCCATGTTTTCGAACTTGTCTTCGAGATCGATCTCCTTTGCAACCGTCACACCGTCCTTGGTGATCTTCGGAGCGCCCCAGGACTTCTCGATCAGCACATTCCTCCCCTTCGGACCCAATGTAACCTTTACCGCATTGGCAAGGGTGTCGACGCCCTTCAGGATCTTCTCCCTGGCAGCTGCACTGTATTTGATATCTTTACCAGCCATTGCCCCATTCCTCCTCAAGCTTCCACAATCGCCAAAATGTCATCCTCACGCATGATCAAATGTTCCACACCATCGATCTTGATCTCATTGCCCGCATACTTACTGAACAAGACACGGTCGTTTTCCTTGACCTCCATCGGGATCCTTTCGGCTTTGTCATTCAGTTTCCCGACGCCAACCGCGATCACCCGGCCCTCCTGCGGCTTCTCTTTGGCCGTGTCCGGGATAATGAGGCCGCCCGGTGTCTTCTCCTCTTCTTCGATGCGAAGCACCACCACGCGATCATTCAACGGTCTGATATTCATGCGCAAAAAACCTCCTCAGGTAAAAAGTTCTGAAGGCTGAGCCGCCTTCCTGCTGGATTAAACCCCCTGCAACACCTGGGTCCTTTTAAACGGAAAAGGGATTCGCCGCCTCCTGCAAAATTCCCGCGAGAAAGCTAAGCAGTTTCCATCCGGAAATGTCTTCTTGGCCAATCCCAGCGTCAATCCGCACGCTTGCTTGTGCGGCGACCTAGAGTCCGCCTCCGCGCAAACGCTTGATCTCCTTGATCTTGGCCAAACCGGGACCCGCCCCGCAGGGGTGGGACTGAGCACCCGAAGGGTGTGAAGAAAAATCCTCTTTTCCGGATTGGAAACCGGGTTTTACCGGGAAATCATTTTCGGATGGAAGCTAAGCACCATTTATGCCTTGTCAAGCGCCGCGTTGTGCTCTGAGATGCATTTCCATCCGGAAATGGTCTTTTTGGCCAATCCCGGCCTCAATCTGCATATTTGCTTGTGCGGCACCCACCAGGTCGGCTCCGCGCAAACGATTGCTTTCCTTGATCTTGGCCGAACCGGAACCCGCCCCGCAGGGGTGGGACGAAGCACGCGAAGCGTGTGAGGCAACCCGGACCCTCCGCGAAGCGGTGGAACTGAGCACCCGAAGGGCCCATGGATGGCCCAGATTCGACCCACTCAAGCGGCGAAAACCCTGAAGATCGCCTCCAACACACCGCCGCCGACAGCCAGGGCCTTTTCGGATATGGTGAAGCAGTGTTCCACATGACCTCGAGGGTCGATGTCGCCGATCTTCATCCCGTTCTTCACAAGGACTCCATCATGGATCATCCCCCGCAAGACACCCTTGACAAGGGCGGGAACGGCTACACCACCAACCTCACCGATGCGCTCCCCCGAGTCGACCATGCGGCCGATCTCGCTTTCAGCCTTCCACACCCCGTCTTTCGGCGCCCGCAGGACCCGGTCCCGCGTCACCCCCTCGACCGCCCCCGGAACGCCTGTATCAGCCTGAGCCGCCCCGGCGATGATGACACGGCCCAGAAAATGTCCACGGTTCGTCTCGATGACGCAATGGGCATCCTTCCCTGCCTCGAATCCAGGGCCCAGGGCGATGCAGAGGGGTGCCATCGACAGGCTGCTCCCCGTGTTCTTTTTAGCCAGAATGGCATCCACCATGACATCGGGCTTCAAGCGGCCGCCGATCTCGAAAGCGGGGTCCACGTACACAGGCAGCCTGCGCTCCCGCCAAAGGCCTTGCGCCGCATCGGGGTC
The DNA window shown above is from Desulfatiglans anilini DSM 4660 and carries:
- a CDS encoding mechanosensitive ion channel family protein translates to MHYLTTYGINVIGAIIILILGKIGAGIARRIVTRVLRKSNTDASVISFVAGLAYTLVLVFAVLAALAKFGVQTTSFIAVLGAAGLAVGLALQGSLANFAAGFLLLVLRPFKTDDYIDAAGVSGSVKEIHLFTTTLVTPDNIKIIVPNSKIFADTIKNFSAYDIRRLDMVFGIGYGSSIEKAIEVLQDLLKKDPRILAEPELQIVVAELADSSVNLFVRPWVKKTDYWDVKFDFTHAVKKAFDQNDIEIPFPQRTIHMVNP
- a CDS encoding OmpA family protein, with protein sequence MRRSFFMAFLLIAVGAFFVGCATAPQPLAPFQAYDLNPKVKSGDYTQSVDNFVVVFDGSTSMSDKCQGHKKLDLAREVVNRMNQTIPAIKLNGALRTFGQGSCIPGDPTSVIYGPAPYVSADMAKAIAKITCTGGNTPLGEAMEASAAELKAMQGPTAMIIFSDGEATDKAVPAAEALKKEFPGLCIYTVQIGDSKTGKAVLDEVAKAGNCGFATNAKDIMGGAEMAAFVEKVFLTKGEKPKAVGRLDSDGDGVPDDIDQCPGTPKGAKVDERGCWVIPNVLFDFDKDTVKPQYQGVLDDVVRVLKLNPNVMIQLDGHTDSIGTEQYNMGLSQRRSNSVKKYLEKAGIVSGRLTTKAYGESKPIAPNKIDGKDNPAGRAKNRRVELSPVF
- the yqeB gene encoding selenium-dependent molybdenum cofactor biosynthesis protein YqeB, yielding MRKRIDVSQVIVGVRGGGDIASGVAYRLHQSGFKIFVTEIAQPLTVRRTVSFSEAVYDGRTVVEGIEAVRVEDPDAAQGLWRERRLPVYVDPAFEIGGRLKPDVMVDAILAKKNTGSSLSMAPLCIALGPGFEAGKDAHCVIETNRGHFLGRVIIAGAAQADTGVPGAVEGVTRDRVLRAPKDGVWKAESEIGRMVDSGERIGEVGGVAVPALVKGVLRGMIHDGVLVKNGMKIGDIDPRGHVEHCFTISEKALAVGGGVLEAIFRVFAA
- the groL gene encoding chaperonin GroEL (60 kDa chaperone family; promotes refolding of misfolded polypeptides especially under stressful conditions; forms two stacked rings of heptamers to form a barrel-shaped 14mer; ends can be capped by GroES; misfolded proteins enter the barrel where they are refolded when GroES binds), yielding MAGKDIKYSAAAREKILKGVDTLANAVKVTLGPKGRNVLIEKSWGAPKITKDGVTVAKEIDLEDKFENMGAQMVREVASKTSDVAGDGTTTATILAQAVFREGSKLVAAGANPMAVKRGIDKAVELVVAELKKISKPTKEKREIAQVGTISANNDKTIGNIISEAMEKVGKEGVITVEEAKSMETTLEIVEGMQFDRGYVSPYFVTDPEKMEVHLEEPFILLSEKKISSMKDLVPILEQIARMNKPLLILAEDVEGEALATLVVNKLRGTLQCAAVKAPGFGDRRKAMLQDIAILTGGQVISEDLGIKLENITVQDLGTAKRISVNKDNTTIVDGGGSREALDGRVKQIRAQIEETTSDYDREKLQERLAKLIGGVAVISVGAATETEMKERKDRVEDALNATRAAVEEGIVPGGGVAFARVIKSLGDAHFEGDEELGLDLVKRALEEPVRQIANNAGFEGSVVIQKVLEGSGAYGFNADTGVYEDLIEAGVIDPTKVTRFALQNAASVAGLLMTTEAMVAEKPAKKKSAAPPMPPDDDMY
- the groES gene encoding co-chaperone GroES, with amino-acid sequence MNIRPLNDRVVVLRIEEEEKTPGGLIIPDTAKEKPQEGRVIAVGVGKLNDKAERIPMEVKENDRVLFSKYAGNEIKIDGVEHLIMREDDILAIVEA